The proteins below are encoded in one region of Triticum aestivum cultivar Chinese Spring chromosome 1B, IWGSC CS RefSeq v2.1, whole genome shotgun sequence:
- the LOC123123643 gene encoding wiskott-Aldrich syndrome protein homolog 1 isoform X2, which produces MSNGPSLKQKIVPSTSSPTSRPYPPTAPRRDACPTLHGAAPISPDLPPRRPTQPPTAPRCPAPPGLPPRRAAPPGLPSRGAAPLGLPPRRPASHRVAPPRPSSHRNAPSRYMSHPPSAAGRGLPRLQVTDSTSSLHIGTVASPACGRLRPASSPFPTVHRLIELTGLIPFDNSSFTNVAVKQRSGPKPTIVQEKEIKASTISCSNHQLLLLLLLLVYTNSSSSRGSLEQWHAPSPPRLNHSTSILCTAWLDVQPAGSFVYVQTRCYDVQFNA; this is translated from the exons ATGTCGAACGGCCCAAGCTTAAAACAAAAAATTGTCCCGAGCACGTCATCCCCAACCTCTCGACCTTATCctcccaccgcaccgcgccgcgACGCCTGCCCGACCTTGCACGGCGCCGCCCCCATCTCGCCCGACCTTCCACCGCGCCGCCCCACCCAGCCTCCCACCGCGCCGCGCTGCCCCGCCCCGCCCGGCCTcccaccgcgccgcgccgccccgcccggccTTCCATCGCGCGGCGCCGCCCCGCTCGGCCTTCCTCCGCGTCGCCCGGCCTCCCACCGCGTAGCGCCGCCCCGCCCGAGCTCCCACCGCAACGCACCCTCCCGCTACATGTCTCACCCTCCCTCGGCTGCAGGTCGCGGCCTCCCGCGGCTGCAGGTCACAGATTCGACCTCGTCGCTTCACATAGGGACCGTGGCCTCCCCCGCGTGTGGTCGCCTCCGTCCTGCTTCAAGCCCGTTTCCGACCGTCCATAGACTGATTGAACTGACGGGCTTGATCCCCTTCGACAATAGCAGCTTCACCAATGTTGCCGTTAAACAACGCAGCG GGCCCAAACCCACTATCGTGCAAGAAAAAGAAATCAAAGCCTCAACCATCAGCTGCTCAAATCATCAG cttctcctgctcctcctcctcctggtatACACGAACTCCAGTTCGTCGAGAGGCTCCCTGGAG CAATGGCATGCTCCAAGCCCGCCGAGACTGAATCATTCGACATCAATTCTCTGCACAGCGTGGCTCGACGTGCAGCCCGCCGGCTCCTTCGTGTACGTCCAGACAAGATGCTATGATGTACAATTTAATGCATGA
- the LOC123123643 gene encoding wiskott-Aldrich syndrome protein homolog 1 isoform X6, producing the protein MSNGPSLKQKIVPSTSSPTSRPYPPTAPRRDACPTLHGAAPISPDLPPRRPTQPPTAPRCPAPPGLPPRRAAPPGLPSRGAAPLGLPPRRPASHRVAPPRPSSHRNAPSRYMSHPPSAAGRGLPRLQVTDSTSSLHIGTVASPACGRLRPASSPFPTVHRLIELTGLIPFDNSSFTNVAVKQRSGPKPTIVQEKEIKASTISCSNHQKSMVKNSDCSNGMLQARRD; encoded by the exons ATGTCGAACGGCCCAAGCTTAAAACAAAAAATTGTCCCGAGCACGTCATCCCCAACCTCTCGACCTTATCctcccaccgcaccgcgccgcgACGCCTGCCCGACCTTGCACGGCGCCGCCCCCATCTCGCCCGACCTTCCACCGCGCCGCCCCACCCAGCCTCCCACCGCGCCGCGCTGCCCCGCCCCGCCCGGCCTcccaccgcgccgcgccgccccgcccggccTTCCATCGCGCGGCGCCGCCCCGCTCGGCCTTCCTCCGCGTCGCCCGGCCTCCCACCGCGTAGCGCCGCCCCGCCCGAGCTCCCACCGCAACGCACCCTCCCGCTACATGTCTCACCCTCCCTCGGCTGCAGGTCGCGGCCTCCCGCGGCTGCAGGTCACAGATTCGACCTCGTCGCTTCACATAGGGACCGTGGCCTCCCCCGCGTGTGGTCGCCTCCGTCCTGCTTCAAGCCCGTTTCCGACCGTCCATAGACTGATTGAACTGACGGGCTTGATCCCCTTCGACAATAGCAGCTTCACCAATGTTGCCGTTAAACAACGCAGCG GGCCCAAACCCACTATCGTGCAAGAAAAAGAAATCAAAGCCTCAACCATCAGCTGCTCAAATCATCAG AAATCAATGGTGAAAAATTCTGATTGCAGCAATGGCATGCTCCAAGCCCGCCGAGACTGA
- the LOC123123643 gene encoding wiskott-Aldrich syndrome protein homolog 1 isoform X3 → MSNGPSLKQKIVPSTSSPTSRPYPPTAPRRDACPTLHGAAPISPDLPPRRPTQPPTAPRCPAPPGLPPRRAAPPGLPSRGAAPLGLPPRRPASHRVAPPRPSSHRNAPSRYMSHPPSAAGRGLPRLQVTDSTSSLHIGTVASPACGRLRPASSPFPTVHRLIELTGLIPFDNSSFTNVAVKQRSGPKPTIVQEKEIKASTISCSNHQMRHQLLLLLLLLVYTNSSSSRGSLEKSMVKNSDCSNGMLQARRD, encoded by the exons ATGTCGAACGGCCCAAGCTTAAAACAAAAAATTGTCCCGAGCACGTCATCCCCAACCTCTCGACCTTATCctcccaccgcaccgcgccgcgACGCCTGCCCGACCTTGCACGGCGCCGCCCCCATCTCGCCCGACCTTCCACCGCGCCGCCCCACCCAGCCTCCCACCGCGCCGCGCTGCCCCGCCCCGCCCGGCCTcccaccgcgccgcgccgccccgcccggccTTCCATCGCGCGGCGCCGCCCCGCTCGGCCTTCCTCCGCGTCGCCCGGCCTCCCACCGCGTAGCGCCGCCCCGCCCGAGCTCCCACCGCAACGCACCCTCCCGCTACATGTCTCACCCTCCCTCGGCTGCAGGTCGCGGCCTCCCGCGGCTGCAGGTCACAGATTCGACCTCGTCGCTTCACATAGGGACCGTGGCCTCCCCCGCGTGTGGTCGCCTCCGTCCTGCTTCAAGCCCGTTTCCGACCGTCCATAGACTGATTGAACTGACGGGCTTGATCCCCTTCGACAATAGCAGCTTCACCAATGTTGCCGTTAAACAACGCAGCG GGCCCAAACCCACTATCGTGCAAGAAAAAGAAATCAAAGCCTCAACCATCAGCTGCTCAAATCATCAG ATGCGCCATCAGcttctcctgctcctcctcctcctggtatACACGAACTCCAGTTCGTCGAGAGGCTCCCTGGAG AAATCAATGGTGAAAAATTCTGATTGCAGCAATGGCATGCTCCAAGCCCGCCGAGACTGA
- the LOC123123643 gene encoding wiskott-Aldrich syndrome protein homolog 1 isoform X4 has protein sequence MSNGPSLKQKIVPSTSSPTSRPYPPTAPRRDACPTLHGAAPISPDLPPRRPTQPPTAPRCPAPPGLPPRRAAPPGLPSRGAAPLGLPPRRPASHRVAPPRPSSHRNAPSRYMSHPPSAAGRGLPRLQVTDSTSSLHIGTVASPACGRLRPASSPFPTVHRLIELTGLIPFDNSSFTNVAVKQRSGPKPTIVQEKEIKASTISCSNHQQWHAPSPPRLNHSTSILCTAWLDVQPAGSFVYVQTRCYDVQFNA, from the exons ATGTCGAACGGCCCAAGCTTAAAACAAAAAATTGTCCCGAGCACGTCATCCCCAACCTCTCGACCTTATCctcccaccgcaccgcgccgcgACGCCTGCCCGACCTTGCACGGCGCCGCCCCCATCTCGCCCGACCTTCCACCGCGCCGCCCCACCCAGCCTCCCACCGCGCCGCGCTGCCCCGCCCCGCCCGGCCTcccaccgcgccgcgccgccccgcccggccTTCCATCGCGCGGCGCCGCCCCGCTCGGCCTTCCTCCGCGTCGCCCGGCCTCCCACCGCGTAGCGCCGCCCCGCCCGAGCTCCCACCGCAACGCACCCTCCCGCTACATGTCTCACCCTCCCTCGGCTGCAGGTCGCGGCCTCCCGCGGCTGCAGGTCACAGATTCGACCTCGTCGCTTCACATAGGGACCGTGGCCTCCCCCGCGTGTGGTCGCCTCCGTCCTGCTTCAAGCCCGTTTCCGACCGTCCATAGACTGATTGAACTGACGGGCTTGATCCCCTTCGACAATAGCAGCTTCACCAATGTTGCCGTTAAACAACGCAGCG GGCCCAAACCCACTATCGTGCAAGAAAAAGAAATCAAAGCCTCAACCATCAGCTGCTCAAATCATCAG CAATGGCATGCTCCAAGCCCGCCGAGACTGAATCATTCGACATCAATTCTCTGCACAGCGTGGCTCGACGTGCAGCCCGCCGGCTCCTTCGTGTACGTCCAGACAAGATGCTATGATGTACAATTTAATGCATGA
- the LOC123123643 gene encoding wiskott-Aldrich syndrome protein homolog 1 isoform X1, which produces MSNGPSLKQKIVPSTSSPTSRPYPPTAPRRDACPTLHGAAPISPDLPPRRPTQPPTAPRCPAPPGLPPRRAAPPGLPSRGAAPLGLPPRRPASHRVAPPRPSSHRNAPSRYMSHPPSAAGRGLPRLQVTDSTSSLHIGTVASPACGRLRPASSPFPTVHRLIELTGLIPFDNSSFTNVAVKQRSGPKPTIVQEKEIKASTISCSNHQMRHQLLLLLLLLVYTNSSSSRGSLEQWHAPSPPRLNHSTSILCTAWLDVQPAGSFVYVQTRCYDVQFNA; this is translated from the exons ATGTCGAACGGCCCAAGCTTAAAACAAAAAATTGTCCCGAGCACGTCATCCCCAACCTCTCGACCTTATCctcccaccgcaccgcgccgcgACGCCTGCCCGACCTTGCACGGCGCCGCCCCCATCTCGCCCGACCTTCCACCGCGCCGCCCCACCCAGCCTCCCACCGCGCCGCGCTGCCCCGCCCCGCCCGGCCTcccaccgcgccgcgccgccccgcccggccTTCCATCGCGCGGCGCCGCCCCGCTCGGCCTTCCTCCGCGTCGCCCGGCCTCCCACCGCGTAGCGCCGCCCCGCCCGAGCTCCCACCGCAACGCACCCTCCCGCTACATGTCTCACCCTCCCTCGGCTGCAGGTCGCGGCCTCCCGCGGCTGCAGGTCACAGATTCGACCTCGTCGCTTCACATAGGGACCGTGGCCTCCCCCGCGTGTGGTCGCCTCCGTCCTGCTTCAAGCCCGTTTCCGACCGTCCATAGACTGATTGAACTGACGGGCTTGATCCCCTTCGACAATAGCAGCTTCACCAATGTTGCCGTTAAACAACGCAGCG GGCCCAAACCCACTATCGTGCAAGAAAAAGAAATCAAAGCCTCAACCATCAGCTGCTCAAATCATCAG ATGCGCCATCAGcttctcctgctcctcctcctcctggtatACACGAACTCCAGTTCGTCGAGAGGCTCCCTGGAG CAATGGCATGCTCCAAGCCCGCCGAGACTGAATCATTCGACATCAATTCTCTGCACAGCGTGGCTCGACGTGCAGCCCGCCGGCTCCTTCGTGTACGTCCAGACAAGATGCTATGATGTACAATTTAATGCATGA
- the LOC123123643 gene encoding wiskott-Aldrich syndrome protein homolog 1 isoform X5 yields MSNGPSLKQKIVPSTSSPTSRPYPPTAPRRDACPTLHGAAPISPDLPPRRPTQPPTAPRCPAPPGLPPRRAAPPGLPSRGAAPLGLPPRRPASHRVAPPRPSSHRNAPSRYMSHPPSAAGRGLPRLQVTDSTSSLHIGTVASPACGRLRPASSPFPTVHRLIELTGLIPFDNSSFTNVAVKQRSGPKPTIVQEKEIKASTISCSNHQLLLLLLLLVYTNSSSSRGSLEKSMVKNSDCSNGMLQARRD; encoded by the exons ATGTCGAACGGCCCAAGCTTAAAACAAAAAATTGTCCCGAGCACGTCATCCCCAACCTCTCGACCTTATCctcccaccgcaccgcgccgcgACGCCTGCCCGACCTTGCACGGCGCCGCCCCCATCTCGCCCGACCTTCCACCGCGCCGCCCCACCCAGCCTCCCACCGCGCCGCGCTGCCCCGCCCCGCCCGGCCTcccaccgcgccgcgccgccccgcccggccTTCCATCGCGCGGCGCCGCCCCGCTCGGCCTTCCTCCGCGTCGCCCGGCCTCCCACCGCGTAGCGCCGCCCCGCCCGAGCTCCCACCGCAACGCACCCTCCCGCTACATGTCTCACCCTCCCTCGGCTGCAGGTCGCGGCCTCCCGCGGCTGCAGGTCACAGATTCGACCTCGTCGCTTCACATAGGGACCGTGGCCTCCCCCGCGTGTGGTCGCCTCCGTCCTGCTTCAAGCCCGTTTCCGACCGTCCATAGACTGATTGAACTGACGGGCTTGATCCCCTTCGACAATAGCAGCTTCACCAATGTTGCCGTTAAACAACGCAGCG GGCCCAAACCCACTATCGTGCAAGAAAAAGAAATCAAAGCCTCAACCATCAGCTGCTCAAATCATCAG cttctcctgctcctcctcctcctggtatACACGAACTCCAGTTCGTCGAGAGGCTCCCTGGAG AAATCAATGGTGAAAAATTCTGATTGCAGCAATGGCATGCTCCAAGCCCGCCGAGACTGA